A genome region from Geodermatophilus bullaregiensis includes the following:
- a CDS encoding ABC transporter ATP-binding protein: MSAERPVLLRMSDVHVRLSGSHVLQGVDLTVRRGGVTALLGRNGAGKTTTVKSVLGLVPSTGTVELTDAGGRVHRLSGRRTHEVVRLGIGYAPEDREVFGGLTVAENLTLAERRDSAHHHDRVYELFPELKTRSRQLAGTLSGGQQQMVAIARLLLNDNQLLLVDEPTKGLAPLLVAEVAEVLARAAEEVTVLLVEQNLSVVRRMAADAVVVDQGRVAWSGPAPDLLADADRARELLGVASSGGRRA, from the coding sequence GTGAGCGCCGAGCGCCCCGTGCTGCTGCGGATGTCGGACGTGCACGTCCGCCTCTCGGGCAGCCACGTCCTGCAGGGGGTGGACCTCACCGTCCGCCGCGGCGGGGTCACCGCCCTGCTGGGCCGCAACGGCGCCGGCAAGACGACGACGGTCAAGTCGGTGCTCGGCCTGGTGCCCTCCACCGGCACGGTCGAGCTGACCGACGCCGGCGGCCGCGTGCACCGGCTGTCGGGCCGGCGCACCCACGAGGTCGTGCGGCTGGGCATCGGCTACGCGCCCGAGGACCGCGAGGTCTTCGGCGGGCTGACCGTGGCGGAGAACCTGACGCTGGCCGAGCGGCGCGACTCCGCCCACCACCACGACCGCGTCTACGAGCTCTTCCCCGAGCTGAAGACCCGCAGCCGGCAGCTGGCCGGGACCCTCTCGGGTGGCCAGCAGCAGATGGTCGCCATCGCCCGGCTGCTGCTCAACGACAACCAGCTGCTGCTGGTCGACGAGCCGACCAAGGGCCTGGCGCCGCTGCTGGTGGCCGAGGTCGCCGAGGTGCTGGCCCGCGCGGCCGAGGAGGTGACGGTGCTGCTCGTCGAGCAGAACCTGTCCGTGGTGCGGCGGATGGCCGCCGACGCCGTCGTGGTCGACCAGGGGCGGGTGGCCTGGTCCGGCCCGGCGCCCGACCTGCTGGCCGACGCCGACCGCGCCCGCGAGCTGCTCGGCGTGGCCTCCAGCGGAGGGAGACGCGCATGA
- a CDS encoding ABC transporter ATP-binding protein: MGSTRAAGAAPAARPAGAPVLSVAGLTCAIGGAVIVSDVGFDVARGEFVAVIGPNGAGKTSLFNLLSGLLPATGGTVTLDGTDITGASPAARARRGLGRTFQSSSVFAGLGVRENVRLAAQARLGGSLRPWQRVRGSDEAYGVAERALTRVGLARRGDALAGALSHGDKRKLELAILLATDPAVVLLDEPMAGVSTEEVAGLTQVIADVHREEGRTVLMVEHHMDVLLGLADRVAVMHHGALLALGTPAQVTGDPAVQEAYLGDQL; this comes from the coding sequence GTGGGCAGCACCCGCGCCGCCGGCGCCGCACCGGCCGCCCGCCCCGCGGGCGCGCCGGTGCTCTCGGTGGCCGGCCTGACCTGCGCGATCGGCGGCGCGGTGATCGTCTCCGACGTCGGCTTCGACGTGGCGCGCGGCGAGTTCGTCGCCGTCATCGGCCCCAACGGGGCGGGCAAGACCTCGCTGTTCAACCTGCTGTCGGGCCTGCTCCCGGCCACGGGCGGGACGGTGACCCTCGACGGCACCGACATCACCGGTGCCAGCCCGGCCGCCCGGGCCCGCCGCGGCCTGGGGCGCACCTTCCAGTCCTCGTCGGTGTTCGCCGGCCTCGGCGTCCGGGAGAACGTGCGGCTGGCCGCGCAGGCCCGCCTCGGCGGCAGCCTGCGGCCCTGGCAGCGGGTGCGCGGCAGCGACGAGGCGTACGGGGTGGCCGAGCGGGCGCTGACCCGGGTGGGTCTCGCCCGGCGCGGCGACGCGCTGGCCGGCGCCCTCTCGCACGGCGACAAGCGCAAGCTCGAGCTGGCGATCCTGCTGGCCACCGACCCCGCGGTCGTCCTCCTCGACGAGCCGATGGCCGGGGTGAGCACCGAGGAGGTGGCCGGCCTGACGCAGGTGATCGCCGACGTGCACCGCGAGGAGGGCCGGACCGTCCTCATGGTCGAGCACCACATGGACGTCCTGCTGGGTCTCGCCGACCGGGTCGCGGTCATGCACCACGGGGCGCTGCTGGCGCTGGGCACCCCGGCGCAGGTGACCGGCGACCCCGCCGTCCAGGAGGCCTACCTGGGGGACCAGCTGTGA